A DNA window from Suncus etruscus isolate mSunEtr1 chromosome 8, mSunEtr1.pri.cur, whole genome shotgun sequence contains the following coding sequences:
- the LOC126015469 gene encoding olfactory receptor 143-like gives MENSTSVTEFILVGITDQPQLQWPFFFLFLMNYLITVVGNFSLINLICLNSHLHTPMYFFIFNLSFIDLCHSLIITPKMLVSFVTKNIISFAGCMAQLFFFCFFVHTECYVLTAMAYDRYVAICQPLTYTTTMSPLVCSLLMFGSYVMGFAGAMAHTGDMVRLSFCDSNIINHYMCDIFPLLQLSCSSTYVNELVDSIIVSTVVIMSSFIILISYALILSNILRMSSSQGMSKAFSTCSSHIATVALFYGSGMFTHLKTSSNGSFSQGRFFSIFYTNVVPMLNPLIYSLRNKDVKHALKKTLKKIVN, from the coding sequence ATGGAAAACTCAACTTCAGTCACCGAGTTTATCCTAGTAGGAATCACAGATCAACCTCAACTCCAGTggcccttcttcttcctcttcttaatGAACTATTTGATCACAGTGGTAGGAAATTTTAGCCTAATTAATCTTATATGCCTGAATTCTCACCTTCACACACCCATGTACTTTTTCATCTTCAATCTCTCCTTCATAGATCTCTGTCACTCTTTGATTATCACCCCAAAAATGCTGGTGAGCTTTGTCACAAAGAATATCATCTCCTTTGCAGGCTGCATggctcagttattttttttttgtttctttgtccaCACGGAATGCTACGTGTTGACAGccatggcctatgaccgctatgtggcTATCTGTCAGCCCCTCACATACACTACCACCATGTCCCCTCTGGTCTGCTCTCTGCTGATGTTTGGCTCCTATGTAATGGGCTTTGCTGGAGCCATGGCCCACACAGGGGACATGGTCAGACTATCCTTTTGTGATTCTAACATCATCAACCATTACATGTGTGACATCTTCCCCCTCCTCCAACTCTCCTGCAGCAGCACCTATGTCAATGAGTTGGTGGATTCCATCATTGTAAGCACCGTTGTAATCATGTCCAGCTTCATTATTCTTATTTCTTATGCTTTAATCCTCTCTAATATCCTACGCATGTCATCTTCACAGGGGATGTCCAAAGCCTTTAGCACCTGCAGCTCCCACATAGCCACTGTTGCCCTCTTCTATGGTTCTGGGATGTTCACACATCTCAAGACCTCCTCTAATGGCTCCTTTAGCCAAGGCAGGTTCTTCTCCATATTTTATACCAATGTAGTGCCCATGTTAAATCCCCTTATATATAGTCTAAGAAACAAGGATGTCAAACATGCCCtgaagaaaaccctgaagaaaATTGTAAACTAA